Proteins encoded by one window of Salmonirosea aquatica:
- a CDS encoding DUF349 domain-containing protein, translating to MAQHEHDARNADEQKPLNPIPVDDPTAVPENKAEAEENPEEQITPPESKGAEADVAEEVSSLDLANDDGTDENEMDVLVPEIGPSAGDMEATETLNDMEDETHLAISGTADQDPQLLGKAYEMAEAAADHDKPQVETPTSQPENSTPEPNAGELEETVMLEFTSEAESTDETSESEEDTIEASGDEDEDAEEADDIDYSQLSKSELVTALEKEIEDLSVPSVGTARFRKADAVVKEIRPVLDQLKRTEWNSAKEKYVTDTGSEDGFEYKHDETTRRIEELTKEIRSKRKDFFQKLEKNKDQNFNQKTELLQRLRELVDTDESHETGAADIKSSWEEFKKIQEEWKQAGNVSSPHNGTLWATYNALIDRYFSNRNIYFELKELDRKRNSELKIELCEKIENLVKTLENRPMSREVLNEGNQIFEEYKHVGPAPRDEQEVLWQRFKKSLDALYDARRAQYDDQKKTMVEVYEQKSKIYEAIVPYTTFSSGSINEWNTKSKEIIAYQEAWVATKGPMPRDEGKQLSKKFWAALKTFFSNKGEFFKQLEAKREHNLKAKTALCEEVERIVESGEDTPANTQRVIELQKQWKGIGQVPEKFKNSIYTRFKQSCDAYFDQKRSKNKEQDKDFDDNLAQKKKLCERIEKAAADPKDSTLSHLNDFKEEWAKIGFVPRKDMQSIQKRYIAAINDYVGAIGKLSSKEKEQVVLESEVEMVKEGDSSRNLYRKESDIRRKVTQLENDIALWQNNIEFFAKSKSADKVKAQFEEKIRKASEQLEDLKHQLTIIQEAI from the coding sequence ATGGCTCAGCACGAACACGATGCACGGAACGCAGACGAACAAAAACCGTTGAATCCAATTCCGGTGGATGATCCGACGGCAGTTCCCGAAAACAAAGCAGAAGCAGAAGAAAATCCCGAAGAGCAAATAACGCCCCCAGAGAGCAAGGGAGCAGAAGCTGACGTAGCTGAGGAAGTATCGAGCCTGGACCTGGCGAACGATGATGGAACAGATGAGAACGAAATGGATGTGCTGGTACCTGAAATAGGTCCGTCCGCGGGTGATATGGAGGCCACAGAAACCTTGAACGACATGGAAGACGAAACGCATCTGGCCATATCGGGCACCGCCGACCAAGATCCTCAATTGCTCGGTAAGGCTTACGAAATGGCCGAAGCCGCAGCTGACCATGACAAGCCTCAAGTGGAAACCCCGACTTCACAACCCGAAAACAGTACGCCCGAACCTAATGCCGGTGAATTAGAAGAAACCGTAATGCTGGAATTTACCTCCGAAGCGGAATCTACGGATGAAACGTCTGAGTCCGAGGAAGATACTATTGAAGCATCCGGTGATGAGGATGAGGATGCTGAAGAGGCCGATGATATTGATTACAGCCAACTGAGTAAGTCAGAACTGGTAACGGCCCTTGAAAAAGAAATAGAAGACTTGTCGGTACCTTCCGTCGGGACGGCGCGCTTTAGGAAAGCCGATGCTGTGGTTAAGGAAATCAGGCCGGTGCTGGATCAATTGAAGCGGACAGAATGGAACAGTGCCAAAGAGAAATACGTGACTGATACCGGATCGGAAGATGGCTTCGAGTATAAGCACGACGAAACGACCCGCCGAATCGAAGAACTTACCAAAGAAATCCGATCGAAGCGTAAGGACTTCTTTCAGAAACTGGAAAAGAATAAGGACCAGAACTTTAATCAGAAAACCGAACTTCTACAGCGCCTGCGGGAGCTAGTGGATACTGACGAGAGCCATGAGACGGGGGCTGCCGATATCAAAAGCAGCTGGGAAGAATTTAAGAAAATTCAGGAAGAGTGGAAACAGGCCGGAAACGTATCATCGCCGCACAATGGTACCCTATGGGCTACTTATAATGCCTTGATTGACCGCTATTTCTCGAACCGTAACATTTATTTTGAGTTAAAAGAACTCGATCGCAAACGCAATTCTGAATTAAAAATAGAATTGTGCGAGAAAATAGAGAATTTGGTAAAGACGCTGGAAAACCGGCCGATGTCACGGGAAGTGCTGAACGAGGGAAATCAGATTTTCGAAGAGTATAAGCATGTGGGTCCCGCTCCCCGCGACGAACAGGAGGTACTTTGGCAGCGGTTCAAAAAGTCGTTGGATGCGCTCTACGATGCAAGACGGGCTCAGTACGACGACCAGAAAAAGACCATGGTGGAGGTCTATGAGCAAAAATCGAAAATTTACGAAGCCATAGTACCCTACACGACGTTTTCGTCGGGTAGTATCAATGAGTGGAATACAAAATCGAAAGAAATTATTGCCTATCAGGAGGCATGGGTCGCCACCAAAGGCCCCATGCCCCGGGATGAGGGCAAGCAACTGAGTAAGAAATTCTGGGCTGCCTTGAAAACATTCTTCAGCAATAAGGGGGAATTTTTCAAGCAACTGGAAGCCAAGCGGGAGCATAACCTGAAAGCCAAAACGGCACTTTGTGAAGAAGTGGAACGGATTGTGGAATCGGGAGAAGACACGCCTGCCAACACCCAGCGTGTCATTGAGTTGCAGAAGCAATGGAAGGGCATTGGGCAGGTACCTGAGAAATTCAAAAACTCGATCTATACCCGCTTTAAGCAGAGTTGTGATGCGTACTTTGATCAGAAGCGTTCGAAAAACAAAGAGCAGGACAAGGATTTTGACGACAATTTGGCTCAAAAGAAAAAGCTCTGCGAGCGCATTGAAAAAGCGGCAGCCGATCCAAAGGATTCTACACTCTCGCATCTGAATGATTTTAAAGAGGAGTGGGCCAAGATCGGGTTTGTCCCGCGTAAGGATATGCAGTCTATTCAGAAACGGTATATTGCGGCGATCAATGATTACGTAGGGGCCATTGGTAAGCTTTCCAGTAAGGAGAAAGAGCAGGTGGTATTGGAAAGTGAAGTGGAAATGGTGAAGGAAGGCGATTCAAGCCGGAATCTTTATCGCAAGGAAAGCGATATTAGGCGTAAGGTAACCCAACTTGAAAACGATATCGCTCTCTGGCAGAATAATATCGAGTTCTTTGCCAAGTCCAAATCGGCAGACAAGGTAAAAGCTCAGTTTGAAGAAAAAATCAGGAAAGCTTCAGAACAACTTGAAGATTTGAAGCACCAACTGACTATAATTCAGGAAGCTATATAA